The Petrocella atlantisensis genome has a window encoding:
- a CDS encoding SHOCT domain-containing protein, giving the protein MMIIFWLGAAFLIYYLYQNGSFNTSARKNPEALLKERFVNGEIDEATYLQMKETLKG; this is encoded by the coding sequence ATGATGATTATATTTTGGTTAGGTGCAGCATTTTTAATTTATTATTTGTATCAAAACGGTTCGTTTAATACATCAGCTAGAAAAAATCCAGAGGCACTATTAAAGGAGAGATTTGTAAATGGTGAGATAGACGAAGCTACATATCTTCAGATGAAAG